A genomic segment from Desertibacillus haloalkaliphilus encodes:
- a CDS encoding sugar-binding domain-containing protein, translating to AKTREVVFVPARGGLGEQVENQVNTISAELASRAGAQYRLLHVPDQISEEAYSSLVLEPSVKDILRLIKSACTVIHGIGDARTMALRRDSVNSFIDKLNREEAVAEAFGYYFN from the coding sequence TGCGAAAACTAGGGAAGTTGTTTTTGTTCCGGCACGTGGCGGGCTTGGCGAGCAGGTGGAGAATCAAGTGAATACGATTAGTGCAGAACTTGCGAGTCGAGCAGGGGCACAATATCGCTTGTTGCATGTTCCAGACCAAATAAGTGAGGAAGCTTACTCATCTCTTGTATTAGAACCTTCTGTTAAGGACATCCTAAGGCTGATTAAATCAGCTTGTACGGTTATTCATGGAATTGGAGATGCAAGAACGATGGCGCTCCGGCGTGATTCAGTGAATTCGTTTATTGACAAGCTTAATCGGGAAGAGGCTGTAGCAGAGGCGTTTGGATATTATTTTAAC